A stretch of the Neodiprion lecontei isolate iyNeoLeco1 chromosome 4, iyNeoLeco1.1, whole genome shotgun sequence genome encodes the following:
- the LOC107225318 gene encoding MAP kinase-interacting serine/threonine-protein kinase 1 isoform X2, protein MVEKILEEREDGRQESGRGDGGCREIASNGESMSAVQARQEEARRKRRRKKRSGSSLVSSCFQELYKLTGEVLGEGAYASVQTCASLYTDLEYAVKIIDKIPGHARARVFKEVETFHHCQGHANIIQLIEFFEDDERFYLVFEKVNGGQLLNRIQERIHFTEREASEIVKEIASALNFLHKKGIAHRDLKPENILCVHPDKLTPIKVCDFDLGSGIKFNNSLSSPIATPQLLTPVGSAEFMAPEVVEAFIGEVNSYDKRCDLWSLGVIMYILLCGYPPFYGNCGTDCGWEKGENCQSCQELLFTSIQEGRYEFPDREWRCISEDAKDLIRGLLVKEAHQRLSAESVLKHHWINPGPTGEEGGDRSLTTPQIIRRNNSARELSAFAESAMAVNRVVLQHFSVNLEELAENREPRLSTSSTDEDNHPYGHMSDSSSELSEHGKNCVTHSSSEFDTPRAKSCSVHSSIDLSDLKIIGRNRLIGKESLNLFGLSPPSESRLMQRRLKARSSLLERRTDSIVASPSG, encoded by the exons ATGGTCGAGAAAATATTGGAGGAACGTGAAGACGGGCGGCAGGAGTCCGGAAGAG GCGATGGCGGTTGCAGGGAAATCGCGTCCAACGGAGAATCCATGAGCGCTGTTCAAGCCCGTCAAGAAGAAGCCAGGCGAAAGAGACGCAGGAAGAAACGTTCCGGTTCGTCTCTTGTCTCATCTTGTTTCCAAG aACTTTACAAGCTTACCGGTGAAGTTCTTGGGGAAGGAGCGTACGCTTCTGTGCAAACCTGCGCTTCCCTGTATACCGATTTGGAATATGCGGTTAAAATCATTGATAAAATTCCGGGACACGCGCGTGCCAGGGTATTCAAAGAGGTTGAAACCTTCCATCATTGTCAGGGACACGCCAACATCATACAACTTATCGAGTTCTTTGAGGATGACGAGAGGTTCTATTTGGTGTTTGAGAAAGTAAACGGAGGGCAGTTACTGAACAGAATTCAAGAGAGAATTCACTTCACCGAACGTGAGGCGAGCGAAATTGTCAAAGAGATAGCCAGCGCCTTGAATTTCCTCCACAAGAAAG GAATAGCGCACAGGGATCTAAAACCTGAAAACATCTTGTGCGTCCATCCGGACAAGCTGACGCCCATAAAAGTTTGCGACTTTGACTTGGGCTCAGGGATTAAGTTCAACAATTCGCTGTCAAGCCCAATTGCAACACCGCAATTATTAACGCCTGTCGGTAGTGCTGAATTCATGGCACCTGAAGTGGTCGAAGCTTTCATCGGCGAGGTGAATTCTTACGATAAACGCTGCGACTTATGGAGCCTGGGTGTTATCATGTATATACTGCTGTGCGGATACCCTCCGTTTTATGGAAATTGCGGCACTGATTGCGGCTGGGAGAAAGGAGAGAATTGCCAGTCTTGTCAAGAGCTTTTATTCACCAGTATCCAGGAGGGTAGATACGAATTTCCTGACAGGGAATGGCGATGCATTTCGGAGGATGCAAAGGACTTGATCAGAGGATTGTTGGTCAAGGAAGCTCACCAAAGACTCAGCGCCGAGAGTGTGTTGAAACACCATTGGATTAATCCTGGACCAACAGGCGAGGAAGGGGGTGACAGGTCGCTGACCACTCCACAAATTATTAG AAGGAATAATTCAGCTCGTGAATTGTCGGCATTCGCGGAATCCGCTATGGCTGTTAACAGAGTCGTTCTACAACATTTCTCAGTTAATTTGGAAGAATTGGCAGAGAATAGAGAGCCGAGATTATCTACGTCTTCGACCGATGAGGACAATCATCCGTACGGACATATGTCGGATTCCAGCAGCGAATTGTCAGAGCATGGAAAAAATTGCGTCACTCATTCCTCGAGCGAGTTTGACACACCTCGGGCAAAGTCGTGTTCCGTTCACTCGAGCATTGACTTGAGCGATTTGAAGATCATCGGCAGGAATCGACTCATTGGTAAGGAGTCTCTCAATCTGTTCGGGCTTTCACCCCCAAGCGAGAGCAGACTGATGCAGAGGAGACTCAAGGCGCGTTCAAGTCTACTCGAACGTCGCACCGACTCAATTGTAGCGTCGCCAAGTGGCTGA
- the LOC107225318 gene encoding MAP kinase-interacting serine/threonine-protein kinase 1 isoform X1 — MAGPEKEEEVSLLVEGNEEGTETAESGSGNSASSSPGDGGCREIASNGESMSAVQARQEEARRKRRRKKRSGSSLVSSCFQELYKLTGEVLGEGAYASVQTCASLYTDLEYAVKIIDKIPGHARARVFKEVETFHHCQGHANIIQLIEFFEDDERFYLVFEKVNGGQLLNRIQERIHFTEREASEIVKEIASALNFLHKKGIAHRDLKPENILCVHPDKLTPIKVCDFDLGSGIKFNNSLSSPIATPQLLTPVGSAEFMAPEVVEAFIGEVNSYDKRCDLWSLGVIMYILLCGYPPFYGNCGTDCGWEKGENCQSCQELLFTSIQEGRYEFPDREWRCISEDAKDLIRGLLVKEAHQRLSAESVLKHHWINPGPTGEEGGDRSLTTPQIIRRNNSARELSAFAESAMAVNRVVLQHFSVNLEELAENREPRLSTSSTDEDNHPYGHMSDSSSELSEHGKNCVTHSSSEFDTPRAKSCSVHSSIDLSDLKIIGRNRLIGKESLNLFGLSPPSESRLMQRRLKARSSLLERRTDSIVASPSG; from the exons GCGATGGCGGTTGCAGGGAAATCGCGTCCAACGGAGAATCCATGAGCGCTGTTCAAGCCCGTCAAGAAGAAGCCAGGCGAAAGAGACGCAGGAAGAAACGTTCCGGTTCGTCTCTTGTCTCATCTTGTTTCCAAG aACTTTACAAGCTTACCGGTGAAGTTCTTGGGGAAGGAGCGTACGCTTCTGTGCAAACCTGCGCTTCCCTGTATACCGATTTGGAATATGCGGTTAAAATCATTGATAAAATTCCGGGACACGCGCGTGCCAGGGTATTCAAAGAGGTTGAAACCTTCCATCATTGTCAGGGACACGCCAACATCATACAACTTATCGAGTTCTTTGAGGATGACGAGAGGTTCTATTTGGTGTTTGAGAAAGTAAACGGAGGGCAGTTACTGAACAGAATTCAAGAGAGAATTCACTTCACCGAACGTGAGGCGAGCGAAATTGTCAAAGAGATAGCCAGCGCCTTGAATTTCCTCCACAAGAAAG GAATAGCGCACAGGGATCTAAAACCTGAAAACATCTTGTGCGTCCATCCGGACAAGCTGACGCCCATAAAAGTTTGCGACTTTGACTTGGGCTCAGGGATTAAGTTCAACAATTCGCTGTCAAGCCCAATTGCAACACCGCAATTATTAACGCCTGTCGGTAGTGCTGAATTCATGGCACCTGAAGTGGTCGAAGCTTTCATCGGCGAGGTGAATTCTTACGATAAACGCTGCGACTTATGGAGCCTGGGTGTTATCATGTATATACTGCTGTGCGGATACCCTCCGTTTTATGGAAATTGCGGCACTGATTGCGGCTGGGAGAAAGGAGAGAATTGCCAGTCTTGTCAAGAGCTTTTATTCACCAGTATCCAGGAGGGTAGATACGAATTTCCTGACAGGGAATGGCGATGCATTTCGGAGGATGCAAAGGACTTGATCAGAGGATTGTTGGTCAAGGAAGCTCACCAAAGACTCAGCGCCGAGAGTGTGTTGAAACACCATTGGATTAATCCTGGACCAACAGGCGAGGAAGGGGGTGACAGGTCGCTGACCACTCCACAAATTATTAG AAGGAATAATTCAGCTCGTGAATTGTCGGCATTCGCGGAATCCGCTATGGCTGTTAACAGAGTCGTTCTACAACATTTCTCAGTTAATTTGGAAGAATTGGCAGAGAATAGAGAGCCGAGATTATCTACGTCTTCGACCGATGAGGACAATCATCCGTACGGACATATGTCGGATTCCAGCAGCGAATTGTCAGAGCATGGAAAAAATTGCGTCACTCATTCCTCGAGCGAGTTTGACACACCTCGGGCAAAGTCGTGTTCCGTTCACTCGAGCATTGACTTGAGCGATTTGAAGATCATCGGCAGGAATCGACTCATTGGTAAGGAGTCTCTCAATCTGTTCGGGCTTTCACCCCCAAGCGAGAGCAGACTGATGCAGAGGAGACTCAAGGCGCGTTCAAGTCTACTCGAACGTCGCACCGACTCAATTGTAGCGTCGCCAAGTGGCTGA
- the LOC107225318 gene encoding MAP kinase-interacting serine/threonine-protein kinase 1 isoform X3, with product MSAVQARQEEARRKRRRKKRSGSSLVSSCFQELYKLTGEVLGEGAYASVQTCASLYTDLEYAVKIIDKIPGHARARVFKEVETFHHCQGHANIIQLIEFFEDDERFYLVFEKVNGGQLLNRIQERIHFTEREASEIVKEIASALNFLHKKGIAHRDLKPENILCVHPDKLTPIKVCDFDLGSGIKFNNSLSSPIATPQLLTPVGSAEFMAPEVVEAFIGEVNSYDKRCDLWSLGVIMYILLCGYPPFYGNCGTDCGWEKGENCQSCQELLFTSIQEGRYEFPDREWRCISEDAKDLIRGLLVKEAHQRLSAESVLKHHWINPGPTGEEGGDRSLTTPQIIRRNNSARELSAFAESAMAVNRVVLQHFSVNLEELAENREPRLSTSSTDEDNHPYGHMSDSSSELSEHGKNCVTHSSSEFDTPRAKSCSVHSSIDLSDLKIIGRNRLIGKESLNLFGLSPPSESRLMQRRLKARSSLLERRTDSIVASPSG from the exons ATGAGCGCTGTTCAAGCCCGTCAAGAAGAAGCCAGGCGAAAGAGACGCAGGAAGAAACGTTCCGGTTCGTCTCTTGTCTCATCTTGTTTCCAAG aACTTTACAAGCTTACCGGTGAAGTTCTTGGGGAAGGAGCGTACGCTTCTGTGCAAACCTGCGCTTCCCTGTATACCGATTTGGAATATGCGGTTAAAATCATTGATAAAATTCCGGGACACGCGCGTGCCAGGGTATTCAAAGAGGTTGAAACCTTCCATCATTGTCAGGGACACGCCAACATCATACAACTTATCGAGTTCTTTGAGGATGACGAGAGGTTCTATTTGGTGTTTGAGAAAGTAAACGGAGGGCAGTTACTGAACAGAATTCAAGAGAGAATTCACTTCACCGAACGTGAGGCGAGCGAAATTGTCAAAGAGATAGCCAGCGCCTTGAATTTCCTCCACAAGAAAG GAATAGCGCACAGGGATCTAAAACCTGAAAACATCTTGTGCGTCCATCCGGACAAGCTGACGCCCATAAAAGTTTGCGACTTTGACTTGGGCTCAGGGATTAAGTTCAACAATTCGCTGTCAAGCCCAATTGCAACACCGCAATTATTAACGCCTGTCGGTAGTGCTGAATTCATGGCACCTGAAGTGGTCGAAGCTTTCATCGGCGAGGTGAATTCTTACGATAAACGCTGCGACTTATGGAGCCTGGGTGTTATCATGTATATACTGCTGTGCGGATACCCTCCGTTTTATGGAAATTGCGGCACTGATTGCGGCTGGGAGAAAGGAGAGAATTGCCAGTCTTGTCAAGAGCTTTTATTCACCAGTATCCAGGAGGGTAGATACGAATTTCCTGACAGGGAATGGCGATGCATTTCGGAGGATGCAAAGGACTTGATCAGAGGATTGTTGGTCAAGGAAGCTCACCAAAGACTCAGCGCCGAGAGTGTGTTGAAACACCATTGGATTAATCCTGGACCAACAGGCGAGGAAGGGGGTGACAGGTCGCTGACCACTCCACAAATTATTAG AAGGAATAATTCAGCTCGTGAATTGTCGGCATTCGCGGAATCCGCTATGGCTGTTAACAGAGTCGTTCTACAACATTTCTCAGTTAATTTGGAAGAATTGGCAGAGAATAGAGAGCCGAGATTATCTACGTCTTCGACCGATGAGGACAATCATCCGTACGGACATATGTCGGATTCCAGCAGCGAATTGTCAGAGCATGGAAAAAATTGCGTCACTCATTCCTCGAGCGAGTTTGACACACCTCGGGCAAAGTCGTGTTCCGTTCACTCGAGCATTGACTTGAGCGATTTGAAGATCATCGGCAGGAATCGACTCATTGGTAAGGAGTCTCTCAATCTGTTCGGGCTTTCACCCCCAAGCGAGAGCAGACTGATGCAGAGGAGACTCAAGGCGCGTTCAAGTCTACTCGAACGTCGCACCGACTCAATTGTAGCGTCGCCAAGTGGCTGA
- the LOC124294177 gene encoding uncharacterized protein LOC124294177, which translates to MSAGKTESRADSGSTRSALSPQAKKKERPPFKLCFVKQQESGRSNVSICKTTANVLTPKFYSRDAEPCDSPEISQTVAKITEEEQRVPKTVHRWPLLTSHTYGWWHDRGIQPTDPRFNFHKKTSDMVSYQMRIYAIDRKLKGLGY; encoded by the exons ATGTCTGCTGGGAAGACAGAATCAAGGGCGGATTCTGGATCAACGCGGTCGGCTCTGAGTCCGCAAGCAAAAAAGAAGGAGCGACCACCCTTCAAGTTGTGTTTCGTGAAGCAACAGGAGAGCGGTCGATCAAATGTCTCTATTTGCAAGACAACCG CCAACGTATTAACTCCGAAATTTTACTCTCGCGATGCGGAGCCATGCGATTCTCCTGAAATCAGTCAAACAGTGGCCAAAATCACCGAGGAAGAGCAAAGAGTCCCCAAGACGGTCCACCGTTGGCCCCTTCTTACCAGCCATAC GTATGGCTGGTGGCACGATAGGGGAATACAACCGACAGACCCACGCTTCAACTTTCATAAGAAGACATCAGACATGGTCAGCTACCAAATGAGGATCTACGCCATAGACAGGAAGTTGAAGGGTCTCGGTTATTAA